The sequence GCCCTTCTAGTGCTTTATGCTTGCCTATATATCCTCTAGGTCATTGTCAACATAAAAACTCATAACAGTTTTCAGATTCATCGAACTTAATTTTTTCCATTTATACTGACATTGAatccaattttttttctattatctAAGTAATCTTCTAAATTAAAGTTGAATTCTTATGATATGGAACTGATACAAAACTTGGTAAGTAGAGTTTTGTTTGAGTGCTATAAGTTAAATTGGTATTTTGAAATTGACAAGAAtgattttcattttctagaggtACAATGGAATAagaaaaaagaatgagaagttaaaatttttaatattatatgacTTATTGTGATGCATTAAGTACACATGTAGGAGTGGTTGAAGTCGTTATATATTTTGATGTTATTTGTATAAACTGTATCATGTTTTTTTTGCTAAGTTTAATACAATACTACTTatgaaaatttatattattttataccaTTTTCGTTTACATCAGGTTGTAATGAATCTAGAATGGTACACCAAAAAGAatgaatattaaattaattaactcATGATAGTTGGAATGATATTGATATGCATACGACACATAATTCTTCATTTTATATCTTTTTAAGTTCTATTTTAGATAAATGagaaagatttttattttatatgaatACAAATTTTACATATCATCGTTTAGATTAATTAGTGTAGTGTCAAAACTAAAAAACATGTGCAGAGTATAGACTCAAATCGTACTTAAGCACCTGCCAAACTAACAAATTCAAATTCCAAACATGACACAACAATCAGATGCTAAAGTGACAAGGTCCCAATCATTTAtccaatttttaaatttatataggCAAGCATAAATCACTACAGGGGTACTGCGGTTTATATCTTTTAAGCATTCCATCAGAAACCGTTAGCGGAGTGTAGCGGTTTCTTCTTACACACAACCCAACGTAAACCGCTACACCCTTATCGCGATTTACATACAAATCATAATCCACCGTACTCCTACTGCGGTTTCTATAGAAATAGGAAAGATGCATTTGTGTCTTCAATGTATAGATATTATATTTTGATAATATTAAAAGACAAACAATTTATTTTGGTAACTTGCCCAAATAAACAAATCCATACAATCTACAAAATAATACTATCTATACTCGATATCTAAATAAATAATGCcaaatttattattattctacAAATACAGCTAAATATCACTAATTGCATAAAAAACCTAATAATAATCATCCTATTTTACGTCAAAGTTAATTgtttatattataaattaaagctaTTATATAATTATCTAAACTACATACATGCATATCTTCCAAGTCTAATATACGTATAAAAGATGACTCTTCGAACGAATGCTGATTAGCCAGTGCATTTTTCACTTCTGCCACATCTGTCTCTATGGTGTCATCAACTTCATCATCGTCTTTATTTGGACCAACAACCTCATAGTTACTTTCGAACTCATCCTCGCTGTCACTATTGCAATCTCTCCATTCGATATTTCAATCGATTTCGGATTGTTGGAACTCAATGTACAGCTCGATAAACATACTTGTAATTGAGTTTGATAATAGATTGAAAATATCTCTTGTATGCTCACTTCATCAATGACATACTTCGTTTGGAAACGAACGAATCTATTAAACACTGATACAGAATATCGATACAAAATGTTCAATACGGTCTTTGATATATGTGAATCTACCCTATTATAAATAACATATTTTAGTTTTTCAAATAACAATGTAAAAGAAATAATATGATCACATAGATTCTCACATATAAATCTTACACCCtcaaatatttgtaacaaaatttgACCATGATAGTGTAATTTTAATATAATCCTATCCtccatttttttaaaaacaatATTTCAACGATAGTTTATATTGTAAAAAGtgaaaaaagaacaaaataaaaactgtaaagaatgaagaagaaaataagtTGAAGAAGATGAAGTTTCCGCAGATAGTCCttgaggtatatatatatatatattaacgaACCTGAtccttaaatttgaatttttttttgaattcacAAACTAACCCATTGATTTGggttttaaaattttatgtttttttttaatttcttaaaacTGACCCATCAATTTGATTCACATAAAAAACATTTGTCACAATTTGAAGGCTCCAATTTGTGAACCCCAAAACATGAATTTAGCTATTCTTAAATCAGATTATCAATTTTCCTTCTCCAGAAAACCGGTGCTTCTGATttgtaatttgaaattaaaaaaaaaagatatgatataaataatgtatatattatatatttttaatatattatataatcggattgatttttttttaattacgaATTTGATATCCAAATTAATTAAGATTAATCGATTGGTACTTGAACCAATTAATTTAGTTGAGGTTGGTTTTAATTGAGTAATTGGGTTATCCGTGATGTATACATTTCTAAATTTTTAGCTAATGTTAATTaactttattttgtaattttttatatttttatatttaNNNNNNNNNNNNNNNNNNNNNNNNNNNNNNNNNNNNNNNNNNNNNNNNNNNNNNNNNNNNNNNNNNNNNNNNNNNNNNNNNNNNNNNNNNNNNNNNNNNNNNNNNNNNNNNNNNNNNNNNNNNNNNNNNNNNNNNNNNNNNNNNNNNNNNNNNNNNNNNNNNNNNNNNNNNNNNNNNNNTTattgtatatttttaaatattaataattaattaataatgaaaaataataaattatgccttTTTAACATTATTGCTGTTAAATTTGACTTGAAAAGGAAGAGAGCATTATAATTTATAAGcataagatattttatttttgcttataTTTATCACGAacgaaagacaaaataaaaacacGAGATATTTTATTAGTAATTTTTATCCAAAGCCGGCAACCACATCCAAAAAGCCTGTTACGGCAACAACAATTTCCATTCTccccttcctcctcttcctcccaAGTCCTACTCACTCTTCCACGTTCAAATGTCGTACCACTAAAACGCAACGAACTCTCATACACTGTCGTTAAACAGCCCCCCTCTTCTTTACTATTGCCATTTTGTGTGGTCCGAATGGGAACTCTGACGAGTTGTGGTTTCATCCCTCTGAAGTCGGAGTTCCGGTCCAACCCGGTTCGGCGCGCCTTCAGGGAGACCATTCACTACCACGCGCTCAAACGATTGAGGTCCACGTGCTTCCCCACCTTCACTCACACACTACCTCACCCTTCCAATTTCCCTGCGTTTCGGTGTTCTGCCACTGCCAACAACAACGATGATAACAGAAACGACGTCGTCGAAGGCGAAGCTGAACGACCTCCGAGTGATTCTTCCAACGCAACCACCACCACGACGCAAGAGAGACGCGACGATGCATTCAATTCAGAAAAATCAGCTCCTCCCNNNNNNNNNNNNNNNNNNNNNNNNNNNNNNNNNNNNNNNNNNNNNNNNNNNNNNNNNNNNNNNNNNNNNNNNNNNNNNNNNNNNNNNNNNNNNNNNNNNNNNNNNNNNNNNNNNNNNNNNNNNNNNNNNNNNNNNNNNNNNNNNNNNNNNNNNNNNNNNNNNNNNNNNNNNNNNNNNNNNNNNNNNNNNNNNNNNNNNNNNNNNNNNNNNNNNNNNNNNNNNNNNNNNNNNNNNNNNNNNNNNNNNNNNNNNNNNNNNNNNNNNNNNNNNNNNNNNNNNNNNNNNNNNNNNNNNNNNNNNNNNNNNNNNNNNNNNNNNNNNNNNNNNNNNNNNNNNNNNNNNNNNNNNNNNNNNNNNNNNNNNNNNNNNNNNNNNNNNNNNNNNNNNNNNNNNNNNNNNNNNNNNNNNNNNNNNNNNNTCAGACTATAGGTACATGTTTAGCAGTTTAAGTAACATTGTGTATATTTGGATTATATGGCGCAATAACGGCTAACTGAATTGTTAAATTATATAAGTATATTAACTAACCTATAACTAACTTAACTAACTCCAATTAGTGTCTCCATTTAACCCAACTGTAACAAGAAATGATAGGGCAAACAAAAATGCCATGTACACAATAAAAATCAGCTACCAAATCAATCATACAGATACATGTTATTTAACTAATTTTCTATTTGTATTTTAACgcgtatttttttttatatgaatggCTGATTTGGCTGCTGATTTGTAGCATGGTTGTAGTGCAAATGATGGAGCAGCTGTCACATAGTTACTACTTACTTGGTTTTCTCTTTTACATGCACTGAATTTCCCATTTCTTGCATACCAAATTCTCTCTCGGCAGAAATGCTTGTAATTTAATCGCAAACTGTAGTGAATTGTATACCAATACCCGTCGATCCCTGTATGGGATTTGTAGTAACTATGAGATGCTGTCAAAGTGCCTCACAGATTCACAATTACACAACCTCGATGACACCTTTCACTCACTCCTAATATGGCAACACTTGATGGTTGGTTTGTTTATTGCCTCCTgaagttggcttgagaaggaGTTGATTTTTGCTACATAAATTCTAGTTTTCTCCATCCATTCCCAATTATGCAAGTGGGTGGAAGTTATTTGGATGATGTCTGATTCAACTCTATCCATAGTTTCCTTGGCCATGAGCATCAGCTGCTGGATTCTTCAAGATATATGTTGCAAGAAAATGCATTTTGGAGCACAAGTCTTGTTTATgtttataaatttataaatatcaTCATGAGTTTGAAATAATATAGCTTCCCTTTTTTACCATGTTGGAGTCGAGCTAATATTTGTCAATGCGTATCACTATTTCTTCGTACTTCTTGGTATACTTTCTTATCTGTAAGGTATCATGATGCATGTATACATGCTGAAAATCCACTGATAGGTGTGTTCTGCTTATGTATGTGGATTTTATGTTATATTTCCTGATTCTGATGTTTCCAACATTTTAATTCTTCAGTCATCTTTGACGTCGCTTGGACCTACGTACAGCAATTTCCAAGTTGATTCTTTCAAACTTATGGAACTCCTTGGACCTGAAAAGGTAGATCCAGCTGATGTAAAGCTGATAAAGGATAAGCTTTTTGGTTATTCAACCTTTTGGGTGACGAAAGAGGAGCCTTTTGGAGACTTGGGAGAAGGCATTCTTTTCATCGGAAACTTAAGGGGAAAGAGAGAGGATATCTTTTCCAAACTCCAAAATCTGCTCGTAGAGGTCACAGGAGATAAGTACAACCTTTTTATGGTGGAGGAGCCCGATGCAGACAGTCCTGATCCTCGTGGTGGGCCACGTGTTAGCTTTGGTTTGCTGCGGAAGGAGGTTTCTGAGCCAGGGCCGACAACACTTTGGCAATATGTCATTGCATTGTTGTTGTTTCTTCTAACTATTGGCTCCTCAGTGGAGCTGGGAATTGCATCTCAGGTAGGCTGGTTATTGATACCATTTGACCATTATGTGTTTTGTGGTCAACGTTTGTGAACATTCTGTTCCTGAGACCTGAGTTATTTCTGAATGTTAATTAATTCCATCAATGTCATGCTATTTTCTTCTGTCACTTGCATATCTTTTGTTAATATTGTGCTTTTGATTAATCAGATAAACAGACTTCCCCCAGAAGTTGTGAAATACTTGACAGATCCCAATGCGGTTGAAGCCCCTGATATGCAGCTACTATTTCCATTTGTTGAGTCAGCATTACCTTTAGCATATGGTGTCTTGGGTGTTCTTCTTTTTCATGTAAGCAttcatattaaattttttttattgccaTTTGTTTACATAATTGCTACGGATCATAGGCTGATGTTTTCATGTTATTATGCATACTTTATTCATCCTAGAAATGGGGGTTCTGAATGATTTAACTAAATCTCTGACTTTTCTCTGTTGACTTCTGCAAGTAAACATTTTGTTGTTGCAAATAATTTGTGCAGGTTTGTTTGCAGTTAAGATGAAGCCTATAGTAATAAACTACAAACAAGTCATGTTGAACTTTCTTGGGGTGGTAATAACTAATAATTGATATTAGTTGTGATATTATACTGATGACCTGAGTCTTATACTCCATCTCATTAACTAACCTAGTTATAAGTTATTAACTAAGGTTCTTATTATCTTTAATGCTGTTATGCATATGTTATAAGGATATGTCAGTCAGTCAAGAATTATTGTAAGCATGTTGGCTGACTGATTGTTGGCAATGCATCAAAAGTAGTTAAAAATTTCAATTGTTTGGGGATTCAGAACATCCACTTTGGTGCAAGTGGTTGTTAATCTCAAATGCTGTACAAGTAGAACTACGTGCCCTTTGCCACAGCCTCATAGGTCAattcatacatacatacatgcatACCTTTTTATGCCAAATGGCTCAGTATTACTCCATATGTTATATGTTTACTTTTCACTTTGCTCAATATCTCAGTTTTCTAACTATTACCCGTTTCAGCTTCTGGAATCTTTGTGTA is a genomic window of Arachis ipaensis cultivar K30076 chromosome B06, Araip1.1, whole genome shotgun sequence containing:
- the LOC107647219 gene encoding probable zinc metalloprotease EGY1, chloroplastic (The sequence of the model RefSeq protein was modified relative to this genomic sequence to represent the inferred CDS: added 85 bases not found in genome assembly) gives rise to the protein MGTLTSCGFIPLKSEFRSNPVRRAFRETIHYHALKRLRSTCFPTFTHTLPHPSNFPAFRCSATANNNDDNRNDVVEGEAERPPSDSSNATTTTTQERRDDAFNSEKSAPPSPSPRSSLTSLGPTYSNFQVDSFKLMELLGPEKVDPADVKLIKDKLFGYSTFWVTKEEPFGDLGEGILFIGNLRGKREDIFSKLQNLLVEVTGDKYNLFMVEEPDADSPDPRGGPRVSFGLLRKEVSEPGPTTLWQYVIALLLFLLTIGSSVELGIASQINRLPPEVVKYLTDPNAVEAPDMQLLFPFVESALPLAYGVLGVLLFHEVGHFLAAFPKQVKLSIPFFIPNITLGSFGAITQFKSLLPDRSTKVDISLAGPFAGAVLSFSMFTVGLLLSSNPDAAGDLVQVPSMLFQGSLLLGLISRATLGYAAMHAATVAIHPLVIAGWCGLTIQAFNMLPVGCLDGGRAVQGAFGKGALMGFGLTTYTLLGLGVIGGPLSLPWGLYVILCQRTPEKPCLNDVTEVGTWRKTLVAAAIFLVAFTLLPVWDELAEELGIGLVNVL